CATTTTGTGCTCTTATCTGACTATCTGTGGTAATATCTGCATCATAACCGCTTACCAATTCTTTTTGGTCGATGCTTAAATCAACTTCATCGGTATTGATTTTTTTGACATCAACATTTAAGTTGCCACTTAATAGATTTGAAGAAACAGTAACTTCATTGAGTTGATTGACGTTTTCTCTGATTTGAATGACGATATCTTTTTCATCCATAATTTCTTTGGTAATTTCAATTTCAAAATCTTGAAACTGAACAGATGAAATTAAAATACGGTCTTTTCTTTTCACTTTGATTAAAAAATCGCCATAGGCATTAGATGTTGTCCCTTCTTTGGTATTGATATTGTAAACATTGATGTCTTTAGCTTCCGCATCGGCAGGAACGTTAATTTTACCTTTAAGAATTT
This genomic window from Flavobacterium sp. CS20 contains:
- a CDS encoding carboxypeptidase-like regulatory domain-containing protein, with the protein product MRYLLLLLFIFHINLSYSQVPERQILKGKINVPADAEAKDINVYNINTKEGTTSNAYGDFLIKVKRKDRILISSVQFQDFEIEITKEIMDEKDIVIQIRENVNQLNEVTVSSNLLSGNLNVDVKKINTDEVDLSIDQKELVSGYDADITTDSQIRAQNVAIDDEYLDYGMDFVQIFKRYIKKRPKKKENVRVENVDVEVRKMYDNAFFKEYFDIEEDQINAFIFYADDHGLTPELLKKGNEMDLIQFLLDKSKEFNKSSVKMD